One part of the Arabidopsis thaliana chromosome 4, partial sequence genome encodes these proteins:
- a CDS encoding Calcineurin-like metallo-phosphoesterase superfamily protein (Calcineurin-like metallo-phosphoesterase superfamily protein; FUNCTIONS IN: hydrolase activity, protein serine/threonine phosphatase activity; INVOLVED IN: biological_process unknown; LOCATED IN: cellular_component unknown; EXPRESSED IN: 22 plant structures; EXPRESSED DURING: 13 growth stages; CONTAINS InterPro DOMAIN/s: Metallophosphoesterase (InterPro:IPR004843); BEST Arabidopsis thaliana protein match is: Calcineurin-like metallo-phosphoesterase superfamily protein (TAIR:AT4G11800.1); Has 177 Blast hits to 132 proteins in 49 species: Archae - 0; Bacteria - 98; Metazoa - 0; Fungi - 0; Plants - 57; Viruses - 0; Other Eukaryotes - 22 (source: NCBI BLink).) — MGSDKNSARFLHNLKMERVRTILTHTYPYPHEHSRHAMIAVVLGCMFFISSENMHSLVEKLDNNFKWWSMYACLLGFFYFFSSPFIKKTIRPSYSTFSRWYIAWILVAALYHLPSFQSMGLDLRMNLSLFLTIYISSIVFLLVFHIIFLGLWYIGLVSRVAGRRPEILTILQSCAVLSISCCIFYSHCGNRAFQRQTPLEKRHSSRFSLWKGEDGNSTWLAKFTHIDELRDQVCSSWFAPVGSARDYPLLSKWVIYGELACNGSCPDSSDEISPIYSLWATFIGLYIANYVVERSTGWALAHPLSVENYEKLKRQQMKPNFLDMVPWYSGTSADLFKTVFDLLVSVTVFLGRFDMRMMQAAMNKDCDGNKSKELLYDHFADKTDFWFDFMADTGDGGNSSYSVAKLLAQPFINVPLDNDSISLERGNILLIGGDLAYPNPSAFTYEKRLFCPFEYALQPPHWYKTDSISVNKPELPDGVSDLKHYDGPQCFLIPGNHDWFDGLNTFMRYVCHKSWLGGWFMPQKKSYFALQLPKGWWVFGLDLALHGDIDVYQFNFFSKLVKEKVGENDAVIIITHEPNWLLDWYWKDDTGKNMRHLIFEFLKGRCKLRMAGDLHHYMRHSCTQSDGPVHVPHLLVNGCGGAFLHPTHVFRCFSKFYGASYESKSAYPSFEDSSRIALGNILKFRKKNWQFDFIGGIIYFLLVFSLFPQCELGHILRGDSFSGHLGSFFGTVWSSFVYVTEQSYVSFTGVLMLLITAIMFVPSKISRRKRLLIGILHVSAHLMAALILMLLLELGIEICIQHKLLANSGYHTLYQWYKSVENEHFPDPTGLRDRIEQWTFGLYPACIKYLMSAFDIPEVMAVTRTNICRERNGSHFLEAEQAIYYASVFLYFWVLLNPCCIFGFWKLLIYIHQLASHTL, encoded by the exons ATGGGCTCTGATAAAAATTCTGCTCGTTTTCTACATAACCTCAAGATGGAGAGGGTCAGAACGATTTTAACCCATACTTACCCGTACCCGCATGAGCATTCACGTCATGCTATGATTGCTGTGGTTTTGGGTTGCATGTTCTTTATTTCGTCGGAGAACATGCACAGCCTCGTAGAGAAGTTGGACAATAATTTCAAGTGGTGGTCCATGTATGCCTGCTTGCTTGggtttttctatttcttttcatCTCCTTTCATCAAAAAGACTATCCGACCAAGCTACTCAACCTTCAGTCGGTG GTACATTGCTTGGATTTTAGTTGCAGCTTTGTACCATCTCCCAAGTTTTCAGTCAATGGGTTTGGATTTGAGGATGAATTTGTCCTTGTTTCTAACAATTTACATATCATCCATAGTTTTCCTACTTGTCTTCCACATTATTTTTCTTGGGCTTTGGTATATTGGTCTTGTTTCTCGTGTGGCTGGAAGACGCCCAGAGATCTTAACCATTCTTCAAAGTTGTGCT GTTCTTAGCATATCGTGCTGTATTTTCTACAGCCATTGTGGTAATCGTGCTTTTCAGAGACAAACACCCCTCGAGAAAAGGCATTCTAGCCGTTTTTCATTATGGAAAGGAGAAGATGGCAACAGTACTTGGCTTGCGAAATTTACTCACATTGATGAGCTAAGAGACCAAGTCTGCTCATCATGGTTTGCTCCTGTTGGATCTGCACGTGATTATCCATTATTGTCCAAATGGGTCATCTATGGGGAG TTGGCATGCAATGGGTCTTGTCCTGATTCATCTGATGAAATTTCTCCTATATACTCGTTGTGGGCAACGTTTATTGGCCTTTACATTGCTAATTATGTAGTGGAGAGATCAACAGG GTGGGCACTGGCACACCCTCTGTCTGTCGAAAATTATGAGAAGTTGAAGAGACAACAAATGAAACCTAATTTCTTAGATATGGTTCCTTGGTATTCAGG AACTTCAGCTGATTTGTTTAAAACTGTGTTTGACCTCCTCGTATCAGTGACTGTCTTTCTTGGCCGCTTTGACATGCGAATGATGCAG GCTGCAATGAACAAAGATTGTGATGGAAACAAGAGCAAGGAACTTTTATATGATCATTTTGCTGATAAGACTGACTTCTGGTTTGACTTCATGGCGGATACGGGTGATGGTGGGAATTCATCATATTCTGTCGCGAAACTTCTAGCTCAGCCTTTTATCAATGTTCCGCTAGATAATGATTCTATATCTCTAGAAAGGGGTAACATACTGCTTATTGGGGGAGATCTTGC ATACCCCAATCCATCAGCGTTTACATATGAAAAACGTCTATTTTGTCCTTTTGAATATGCGCTCCAACCTCCCCATTGGTATAAAACGGACTCAATTTCTGTTAACAAGCCTGAATTACCTGATGGGGTGTCTGATCTAAAGCATTATGACGGTCCTCAATGTTTTCTTATCCCAGGAAACCATG ACTGGTTCGATGGACTAAATACTTTCATGAGGTATGTATGCCATAAAAGCTGGTTGGGTGGCTGGTTTATGCCCCAAAAGAAAAGCTATTTTGCCCTGCAGCTACCTAAAGGATGGTGGGTGTTTGGTTTGGATCTAGCGCTTCATGGTGATATTGATGTGTACCAgttcaatttcttttctaaattagtgAAGGAGAAG GTTGGGGAGAATGATGCAGTGATCATTATCACACATGAGCCGAACTGGCTTCTTGATTGGTATTGGAAAGACGATACTGGAAAGAACATGCGACACCTGATATTCGAATTTTTGAAAGGAAGGTGTAAACTTAGAATGGCAGGAGATTTGCATCATTATATGCGTCATTCATGTACTCAATCAGATGGACCTGTTCATGTCCCACATCTCCTTGTTAATGGCTGTGGAGGGGCTTTTTTGCATCCCACCCATGTGTTCCGCTgcttttcaaagttttatgGTGCTTCTTATGAAAGTAAATCTGCCTATCCTTCATTTGAAGATTCAAGCAGG ATTGCTCTgggaaatattttaaagttcaGGAAAAAGAACTGGCAATTTGATTTCATTGGTGGCATCATATACTTTCTCTTGGTCTTTTCCTTGTTCCCTCAG TGTGAGCTAGGCCATATCTTACGAGGCGATTCATTTTCTGGCCACTTGGGGAGTTTCTTTGGCACAGTTTGGAGCTCCTTTGTGTATGTAACAGAGCAGTCATATGTGTCTTTCACCGGGGTTCTTATGTTGCTAATAACTGCAATTATGTTTGTTCCCTCAAAAATATCTCGGAGGAAACGACTGTTAATTGGAATTCTTCATGTTTCTGCACACCTGATGGCTGCTTTGATTCTTATGTTGCTGTTGGAACTCGGCATAGAAATCTGTATTCAGCATAAGCTCCTTGCAAACTCCG GGTATCATACATTGTATCAGTGGTACAAATCAGTAGAAAATGAACATTTTCCGGACCCTACTGGCCTCCGAGACCGTATTGAGCAGTGGACGTTCGGATTATATCCTGCCTGCATCAAGTATCTTATGTCAGCATTTGATATTCCCGAG GTGATGGCGGTTACACGGACTAACATCTGTCGAGAAAGGAATGGGAGTCACTTTCTCGAAGCGGAGCAAGCCATCTATTATGCTTCTGTGTTCCTCTACTTTTGGGTTCTTCTCAACCCCTGTTGTATCTTTGGTTTTTGGAAGTTACTTATATATATCCATCAACTGGCTTCACATACACTTTGA
- the UTR2 gene encoding UDP-galactose transporter 2 (UDP-galactose transporter 2 (UTR2); FUNCTIONS IN: molecular_function unknown; INVOLVED IN: transmembrane transport; LOCATED IN: cellular_component unknown; EXPRESSED IN: 24 plant structures; EXPRESSED DURING: 14 growth stages; CONTAINS InterPro DOMAIN/s: UAA transporter (InterPro:IPR013657); BEST Arabidopsis thaliana protein match is: UDP-N-acetylglucosamine (UAA) transporter family (TAIR:AT1G12600.1).): MKEEQTRSLFGISLSDKPTWQQFLICTSGFFFGYLVNGVCEEYVYNRLQFSFGWYFTFIQGFVYLFLIYLQGFTTKHIVNPMRTYVKLSAVLMGSHGLTKGSLAYLNYPAQIMFKSTKVLPVMIMGAFIPGLRRKYPVHEYISAFLLVLGLILFTLADAQMSPNFSMIGIMMITGALIMDAFLGNLQEAIFTMNPETTQMEMLFCSTVVGLPFLFVPMVLTGEVFRAWTACAQSSILSESDKEWNLLFGFESTSIDLTRFMIQTGVGLSLEKKSKFVGFLHPYVYGVLVFEAMATFIGQVSVLSLIALFGAATTALITTARKGVTLLLSYLIFTKPLTEQHGSGLLLIAMGIVLKMVPMDSKAPAKIPARPAVRIAGGDGDREEDEERKSLV, encoded by the exons atgaaggaGGAACAAACAAGATCTCTGTTTGGAATCTCTTTGTCTGATAAACCAACTTGGCAACAGTTTCTCATTTGCACTTctggtttcttttttggttatcTCGTTAACGGTGTTTGCGAG GAATATGTTTATAATCGTCTTCAATTTAG CTTTGGGTGGTATTTCACGTTTATACAAGGATTTGTCTACTTGTTTCTAATCTACCTTCAAGGCTTTACCACAAAGCATATAGTTAATCCGATGAGAACTTATGTCAAACTCTCTGCTGTTCTCATGGGTTCACATGGTTTAACCAAAGGATCTTTGGCTTATCTCAATTATCCAGCTCAAATCATGTTCAAATCCACCAAG GTGTTACCGGTGATGATAATGGGAGCGTTTATACCCGGTCTTAGAAGAAAATACCCAGTCCATGAATACATTTCAGCGTTCTTGCTTGTTCTTGGTTTGATCCTATTCACATTAGCCGATGCGCAAATGTCTCCAAATTTCAGTATGATTGGGATTATGATGATAACCGGTGCATTGATCATGGATGCTTTCTTGGGTAATCTGCAAGAAGCTATCTTCACAATGAATCCTGAGACAACTCAG ATGGAGATGCTTTTCTGCTCAACAGTTGTTGGATTACCGTTCTTGTTCGTTCCCATGGTTTTAACCGGAGAGGTTTTTCGTGCGTGGACTGCGTGTGCACAA TCGTCCATTTTAAGTGAAAGTGACAAAGAGTGGAACCTTTTATTTGGCTTTGAAAGTACTTCTATAGATTTGACTCGGTTTATGATTCAAACCGGAGTTGGACTCAGTTTagagaaaaagtcaaaatttgtAGGATTCTTG CATCCGTATGTGTATGGAGTGCTTGTATTTGAAGCCATGGCCACATTTATCGGTCAAGTCTCCGTTCTCTCGCTTATTGCTCTCTTTGGAGCCGCCACAACTGCCTTG ATAACAACGGCTAGGAAAGGGGTTACATTGTTGCTGTCGTATTTGATATTCACAAAGCCGTTAACGGAACAGCACGGATCAGGCTTGCTGTTGATAGCAATGGGGATTGTATTGAAGATGGTTCCAATGGATAGTAAAGCTCCGGCCAAGATTCCGGCGAGACCAGCGGTTAGGATCGCAGGAGGCGATGGTGATAGAGAAGAGGACGAAGAAAGGAAGTCATTGGTTTGA
- the UTR2 gene encoding UDP-galactose transporter 2 (UDP-galactose transporter 2 (UTR2); FUNCTIONS IN: molecular_function unknown; INVOLVED IN: transmembrane transport; LOCATED IN: cellular_component unknown; EXPRESSED IN: 24 plant structures; EXPRESSED DURING: 14 growth stages; CONTAINS InterPro DOMAIN/s: UAA transporter (InterPro:IPR013657); BEST Arabidopsis thaliana protein match is: UDP-N-acetylglucosamine (UAA) transporter family (TAIR:AT1G12600.1); Has 1195 Blast hits to 1195 proteins in 229 species: Archae - 2; Bacteria - 6; Metazoa - 571; Fungi - 199; Plants - 234; Viruses - 0; Other Eukaryotes - 183 (source: NCBI BLink).), with product MKEEQTRSLFGISLSDKPTWQQFLICTSGFFFGYLVNGVCEEYVYNRLQFSFGWYFTFIQGFVYLFLIYLQGFTTKHIVNPMRTYVKLSAVLMGSHGLTKGSLAYLNYPAQIMFKSTKVLPVMIMGAFIPGLRRKYPVHEYISAFLLVLGLILFTLADAQMSPNFSMIGIMMITGALIMDAFLGNLQEAIFTMNPETTQMEMLFCSTVVGLPFLFVPMVLTGEVFRAWTACAQHPYVYGVLVFEAMATFIGQVSVLSLIALFGAATTALITTARKGVTLLLSYLIFTKPLTEQHGSGLLLIAMGIVLKMVPMDSKAPAKIPARPAVRIAGGDGDREEDEERKSLV from the exons atgaaggaGGAACAAACAAGATCTCTGTTTGGAATCTCTTTGTCTGATAAACCAACTTGGCAACAGTTTCTCATTTGCACTTctggtttcttttttggttatcTCGTTAACGGTGTTTGCGAG GAATATGTTTATAATCGTCTTCAATTTAG CTTTGGGTGGTATTTCACGTTTATACAAGGATTTGTCTACTTGTTTCTAATCTACCTTCAAGGCTTTACCACAAAGCATATAGTTAATCCGATGAGAACTTATGTCAAACTCTCTGCTGTTCTCATGGGTTCACATGGTTTAACCAAAGGATCTTTGGCTTATCTCAATTATCCAGCTCAAATCATGTTCAAATCCACCAAG GTGTTACCGGTGATGATAATGGGAGCGTTTATACCCGGTCTTAGAAGAAAATACCCAGTCCATGAATACATTTCAGCGTTCTTGCTTGTTCTTGGTTTGATCCTATTCACATTAGCCGATGCGCAAATGTCTCCAAATTTCAGTATGATTGGGATTATGATGATAACCGGTGCATTGATCATGGATGCTTTCTTGGGTAATCTGCAAGAAGCTATCTTCACAATGAATCCTGAGACAACTCAG ATGGAGATGCTTTTCTGCTCAACAGTTGTTGGATTACCGTTCTTGTTCGTTCCCATGGTTTTAACCGGAGAGGTTTTTCGTGCGTGGACTGCGTGTGCACAA CATCCGTATGTGTATGGAGTGCTTGTATTTGAAGCCATGGCCACATTTATCGGTCAAGTCTCCGTTCTCTCGCTTATTGCTCTCTTTGGAGCCGCCACAACTGCCTTG ATAACAACGGCTAGGAAAGGGGTTACATTGTTGCTGTCGTATTTGATATTCACAAAGCCGTTAACGGAACAGCACGGATCAGGCTTGCTGTTGATAGCAATGGGGATTGTATTGAAGATGGTTCCAATGGATAGTAAAGCTCCGGCCAAGATTCCGGCGAGACCAGCGGTTAGGATCGCAGGAGGCGATGGTGATAGAGAAGAGGACGAAGAAAGGAAGTCATTGGTTTGA
- the UTR2 gene encoding UDP-galactose transporter 2 (UDP-galactose transporter 2 (UTR2); FUNCTIONS IN: molecular_function unknown; INVOLVED IN: transmembrane transport; LOCATED IN: cellular_component unknown; EXPRESSED IN: 24 plant structures; EXPRESSED DURING: 14 growth stages; CONTAINS InterPro DOMAIN/s: UAA transporter (InterPro:IPR013657); BEST Arabidopsis thaliana protein match is: UDP-N-acetylglucosamine (UAA) transporter family (TAIR:AT1G12600.1); Has 1131 Blast hits to 1131 proteins in 225 species: Archae - 0; Bacteria - 2; Metazoa - 559; Fungi - 171; Plants - 221; Viruses - 0; Other Eukaryotes - 178 (source: NCBI BLink).) has translation MKEEQTRSLFGISLSDKPTWQQFLICTSGFFFGYLVNGVCEEYVYNRLQFSFGWYFTFIQGFVYLFLIYLQGFTTKHIVNPMRTYVKLSAVLMGSHGLTKGSLAYLNYPAQIMFKSTKVLPVMIMGAFIPGLRRKYPVHEYISAFLLVLGLILFTLADAQMSPNFSMIGIMMITGALIMDAFLGNLQEAIFTMNPETTQARKLKKTRLTLVMCVVQMEMLFCSTVVGLPFLFVPMVLTGEVFRAWTACAQHPYVYGVLVFEAMATFIGQVSVLSLIALFGAATTALITTARKGVTLLLSYLIFTKPLTEQHGSGLLLIAMGIVLKMVPMDSKAPAKIPARPAVRIAGGDGDREEDEERKSLV, from the exons atgaaggaGGAACAAACAAGATCTCTGTTTGGAATCTCTTTGTCTGATAAACCAACTTGGCAACAGTTTCTCATTTGCACTTctggtttcttttttggttatcTCGTTAACGGTGTTTGCGAG GAATATGTTTATAATCGTCTTCAATTTAG CTTTGGGTGGTATTTCACGTTTATACAAGGATTTGTCTACTTGTTTCTAATCTACCTTCAAGGCTTTACCACAAAGCATATAGTTAATCCGATGAGAACTTATGTCAAACTCTCTGCTGTTCTCATGGGTTCACATGGTTTAACCAAAGGATCTTTGGCTTATCTCAATTATCCAGCTCAAATCATGTTCAAATCCACCAAG GTGTTACCGGTGATGATAATGGGAGCGTTTATACCCGGTCTTAGAAGAAAATACCCAGTCCATGAATACATTTCAGCGTTCTTGCTTGTTCTTGGTTTGATCCTATTCACATTAGCCGATGCGCAAATGTCTCCAAATTTCAGTATGATTGGGATTATGATGATAACCGGTGCATTGATCATGGATGCTTTCTTGGGTAATCTGCAAGAAGCTATCTTCACAATGAATCCTGAGACAACTCAGGCAAggaaactaaagaaaacacG ATTAACTCTTGTTATGTGTGTTGTGCAGATGGAGATGCTTTTCTGCTCAACAGTTGTTGGATTACCGTTCTTGTTCGTTCCCATGGTTTTAACCGGAGAGGTTTTTCGTGCGTGGACTGCGTGTGCACAA CATCCGTATGTGTATGGAGTGCTTGTATTTGAAGCCATGGCCACATTTATCGGTCAAGTCTCCGTTCTCTCGCTTATTGCTCTCTTTGGAGCCGCCACAACTGCCTTG ATAACAACGGCTAGGAAAGGGGTTACATTGTTGCTGTCGTATTTGATATTCACAAAGCCGTTAACGGAACAGCACGGATCAGGCTTGCTGTTGATAGCAATGGGGATTGTATTGAAGATGGTTCCAATGGATAGTAAAGCTCCGGCCAAGATTCCGGCGAGACCAGCGGTTAGGATCGCAGGAGGCGATGGTGATAGAGAAGAGGACGAAGAAAGGAAGTCATTGGTTTGA
- the TRM11 gene encoding uncharacterized protein (unknown protein; BEST Arabidopsis thaliana protein match is: unknown protein (TAIR:AT4G11780.1); Has 146 Blast hits to 146 proteins in 40 species: Archae - 0; Bacteria - 16; Metazoa - 17; Fungi - 4; Plants - 67; Viruses - 20; Other Eukaryotes - 22 (source: NCBI BLink).), whose product MTSISSSDHPLPVSKKRLKPLILRDFLLDDLSSCSSNGFKSFPRLLNAEIQRSGMFHHNRRITCGLAFSHAVHKASTALLTAVKLLPFPSSVKSQSRDRDNKKGLFSRSFWKKLSRRELNVDVGEKERRTDDREEEIQRCRSFAEFLQESQDQLSDQIYYISPTDLFSGEATLSKDAVGDSSSFSSEDSEVTQSSSGVIVVMMSGDCVGSHVSDGSSLNDNTEECENEEKEQLSPISILDCPFQDDAISPPSHHKETYEKKQMRKRRRLESLVRLEPVDLEKRIEKYEERQDYKSHIIEIEEDQSEIRANRLFALVKSRIIEEQNQLLASHVVDNVLLDFFKENNNNETRDEDKLVEIVEEWVMRRQDDEYNMFMSWKVSEKREIYVKEMKWGCINGDEKEYVVEELGNGFLTSLVDELIHDISL is encoded by the exons ATGACGTCCATCAGTTCCTCCGATCACCCCCTTCCGGTGAGCAAGAAACGATTAAAGCCATTGATATTACGAGATTTCCTTCTCGATGATCTCAGCTCTTGCTCATCCAACGGCTTCAAATCTTTCCCTCGTCTCCTCAACGCTGAGATCCAACGGTCAGGAATGTTCCACCACAATCGCCGTATTACCTGCGGATTAGCGTTTAGTCACGCCGTTCATAAAGCTTCGACGGCGTTACTCACCGCCGTTAAACTCTTGCCCTTCCCTTCCTCCGTTAAATCTCAGTCTCGTGATAGAGATAACAAGAAAGGACTTTTCTCAAGAAGCTTCTGGAAGAAACTTTCCCGACGTGAACTTAACGTCGACGTCGGAGAGAAGGAACGGAGAACGGATGATCGTGAAGAGGAGATCCAACGGTGTAGATCATTCGCGGAGTTTCTTCAAGAGAGTCAAGATCAACTGTCTGATCagatttattatatttctccGACGGATTTATTTTCCGGTGAAGCAACATTGTCAAAGGACGCCGTCGGTGACTCGTCGAGTTTTAGTAGCGAGGACTCGGAAGTGACTCAGTCATCAAGCGGAGTAATAGTAGTTATGATGAGTGGGGATTGTGTAGGGTCACATGTTAGTGACGGATCGTCTCTCAACGACAACACAGAG GAATGCGAGaacgaagaaaaagaacaactCAGTCCAATATCGATATTAGATTGCCCATTCCAAGATGATGCAATTAGTCCTCCATCGCATCACAAGG AAACAtatgagaagaaacagatgagaaaaagaagaagattagagAGTTTGGTACGGCTTGAGCCAGTGGATTTAGAGAAACGCATAGAGAAATATGAGGAAAGACAAGATTACAAATCTCACATTatagaaattgaagaagatcaATCCGAAATCCGAGCAAACCGTTTGTTTGCTCTAGTGAAGTCTAGAATAATCGAGGAACAAAACCAATTACTGGCATCTCATGTAGTAGACAATGTGTTGCTAgattttttcaaagaaaacaataataatgagACAAGAGACGAGGATAAGTTGGTGGAGATAGTTGAAGAATGGGTGATGAGGAGACAAGACGATGAATATAATATGTTCATGAGTTGGAAAGTGAGcgagaaaagagagatttatGTGAAGGAAATGAAATGGGGTTGTATCAATGGGGATGAGAAAGAGTATGTGGTCGAAGAGTTGGGGAATGGTTTCCTCACTTCCTTGGTTGACGAACTTATCCATGATATATCCTTGTGA
- the TRM11 gene encoding uncharacterized protein (unknown protein; FUNCTIONS IN: molecular_function unknown; INVOLVED IN: biological_process unknown; LOCATED IN: cellular_component unknown; BEST Arabidopsis thaliana protein match is: unknown protein (TAIR:AT4G11780.1).): MTSISSSDHPLPVSKKRLKPLILRDFLLDDLSSCSSNGFKSFPRLLNAEIQRSGMFHHNRRITCGLAFSHAVHKASTALLTAVKLLPFPSSVKSQSRDRDNKKGLFSRSFWKKLSRRELNVDVGEKERRTDDREEEIQRCRSFAEFLQESQDQLSDQIYYISPTDLFSGEATLSKDAVGDSSSFSSEDSEVTQSSSGVIVVMMSGDCVGSHVSDGSSLNDNTEIFLRGFESGFYGQYHSLPNVNLVHLKFECENEEKEQLSPISILDCPFQDDAISPPSHHKETYEKKQMRKRRRLESLVRLEPVDLEKRIEKYEERQDYKSHIIEIEEDQSEIRANRLFALVKSRIIEEQNQLLASHVVDNVLLDFFKENNNNETRDEDKLVEIVEEWVMRRQDDEYNMFMSWKVSEKREIYVKEMKWGCINGDEKEYVVEELGNGFLTSLVDELIHDISL; this comes from the exons ATGACGTCCATCAGTTCCTCCGATCACCCCCTTCCGGTGAGCAAGAAACGATTAAAGCCATTGATATTACGAGATTTCCTTCTCGATGATCTCAGCTCTTGCTCATCCAACGGCTTCAAATCTTTCCCTCGTCTCCTCAACGCTGAGATCCAACGGTCAGGAATGTTCCACCACAATCGCCGTATTACCTGCGGATTAGCGTTTAGTCACGCCGTTCATAAAGCTTCGACGGCGTTACTCACCGCCGTTAAACTCTTGCCCTTCCCTTCCTCCGTTAAATCTCAGTCTCGTGATAGAGATAACAAGAAAGGACTTTTCTCAAGAAGCTTCTGGAAGAAACTTTCCCGACGTGAACTTAACGTCGACGTCGGAGAGAAGGAACGGAGAACGGATGATCGTGAAGAGGAGATCCAACGGTGTAGATCATTCGCGGAGTTTCTTCAAGAGAGTCAAGATCAACTGTCTGATCagatttattatatttctccGACGGATTTATTTTCCGGTGAAGCAACATTGTCAAAGGACGCCGTCGGTGACTCGTCGAGTTTTAGTAGCGAGGACTCGGAAGTGACTCAGTCATCAAGCGGAGTAATAGTAGTTATGATGAGTGGGGATTGTGTAGGGTCACATGTTAGTGACGGATCGTCTCTCAACGACAACACAGAG ATTTTTCTTCGTGGCTTCGAAAGCGGATTCTACGGACAATATCACTCACTTCCCAACGTCAATTTGGTCCATTTAAAATTC GAATGCGAGaacgaagaaaaagaacaactCAGTCCAATATCGATATTAGATTGCCCATTCCAAGATGATGCAATTAGTCCTCCATCGCATCACAAGG AAACAtatgagaagaaacagatgagaaaaagaagaagattagagAGTTTGGTACGGCTTGAGCCAGTGGATTTAGAGAAACGCATAGAGAAATATGAGGAAAGACAAGATTACAAATCTCACATTatagaaattgaagaagatcaATCCGAAATCCGAGCAAACCGTTTGTTTGCTCTAGTGAAGTCTAGAATAATCGAGGAACAAAACCAATTACTGGCATCTCATGTAGTAGACAATGTGTTGCTAgattttttcaaagaaaacaataataatgagACAAGAGACGAGGATAAGTTGGTGGAGATAGTTGAAGAATGGGTGATGAGGAGACAAGACGATGAATATAATATGTTCATGAGTTGGAAAGTGAGcgagaaaagagagatttatGTGAAGGAAATGAAATGGGGTTGTATCAATGGGGATGAGAAAGAGTATGTGGTCGAAGAGTTGGGGAATGGTTTCCTCACTTCCTTGGTTGACGAACTTATCCATGATATATCCTTGTGA